A single region of the Glycine max cultivar Williams 82 chromosome 20, Glycine_max_v4.0, whole genome shotgun sequence genome encodes:
- the LOC113000796 gene encoding uncharacterized protein, with product MVSLKADKPVCTQLFGQGEKDEAVPKASDGASSKSKSKGPASKSATKKVPVQKPQESKKKGKGGKSSAKH from the exons ATGGTATCCCTCAAGGCTGACAAACCCGTTTGCACCCAACTTTTTGGGCAGGGTGAAAAGGACGAAGCTGTTCCCAAAGCCAGTGATGGTGCATcatccaaatccaaatccaagggTCCAGCTTCCAAATCAGCTACGAAGAAAGTTCCTGTACAGAAGccccaagaatccaagaaaaag GGAAAAGGAGGCAAATCATCTGCAAAGCACTAG
- the LOC100783696 gene encoding ABC transporter G family member 21 yields MMPPEQETTIATNIPAITTRQETSSVHHESEGSNTNKIKPSLELDDNGIPPQQQTQPTTPPPPSRFSVLHQSLRPITLKFEDVSYTITFESQKKKGCVLRKESKLRRKVLTGVTGVANPGELTAMLGPSGSGKTTLLTALAGRLAGKVSGTITYNGHTDPTFVKRKVGFVPQEDVLYPHLTVLETLTYAALLRLPKSLSREEKKEHAEMVITELGLTRCRNSPVGGCMALFRGISGGERKRVSIGQEMLVNPSLLFVDEPTSGLDSTTAQLIVSVLRGLALAGRTVVTTIHQPSSRLYRMFDKVVVLSDGYPIYSGQAGRVMDYLGSVGYVPAFNFMNPADFLLDLANGVVADVKHDDQIDHHEDQASVKQSLMSSFKKNLYPALKEDIHQNNTDPSALISGTPRRCDNHWTSSWWEQFRVLLKRGLQERRHESFSGLRIFQVLSVSILSGLLWWHSDPSHVQDQVGLLFFFSIFWGFFPLFNAIFAFPLERPMLIKERSSGMYKLSSYYAARMVGDLPMELVLPTIFITISYWMGGLNPSLVTFVLTLLIMLFNVLVSQGIGLALGAILMDVKQATSLASVTMLVFLLAGGYYIQQMPAFIAWLKYISFSHYCYKLLVGVQYSVNEVYECGQGLHCRVRDFPAIKCLELEDTMWGDVAALTVMLIGYRVVAYLALRMGQPH; encoded by the exons ATGATGCCCCCTGAGCAAGAAACAACTATTGCAACAAACATTCCAGCCATCACAACCCGACAAGAGACCAGCTCGGTCCACCATGAATCAGAGGGTTCAAACACTAACAAAATCAAACCAAGTTTAGAATTGGATGATAATGGCATTCCTCCGCAGCAACAGACTCAGCCaacaacaccaccaccaccatcaagaTTTTCCGTTCTTCACCAATCCTTACGCCCCATTACCCTCAAA TTTGAAGACGTATCCTACACTATAACCTTCGAAAGCCAAAAGAAGAAGGGTTGCGTCTTACGTAAAGAATCAAAGCTAAGAAGAAAAGTCCTCACCGGAGTGACCGGAGTAGCGAACCCCGGCGAGCTAACGGCAATGCTGGGTCCCTCCGGCAGCGGCAAGACGACCCTCTTAACCGCCCTGGCCGGAAGACTCGCCGGAAAAGTCTCCGGCACCATAACCTACAACGGCCACACCGACCCCACCTTCGTGAAACGCAAGGTAGGGTTCGTTCCCCAAGAGGACGTTCTCTACCCTCACCTCACAGTGTTGGAAACCCTAACCTACGCAGCGCTGTTGAGGCTTCCGAAGAGTTTGAgcagagaagagaagaaggagCACGCGGAGATGGTGATCACGGAGCTAGGGCTAACACGGTGTCGTAATAGTCCCGTTGGAGGGTGCATGGCTCTGTTCCGTGGCATTTCGGGTGGGGAACGGAAACGGGTCAGTATCGGGCAGGAGATGTTGGTCAACCCGAGTTTGTTGTTTGTTGATGAGCCCACCTCGGGCTTGGACTCCACCACGGCCCAACTTATTGTGTCGGTGCTCCGCGGGCTCGCCTTGGCGGGTCGAACCGTCGTCACCACCATCCACCAGCCCTCCAGCCGGTTGTATAGGATGTTTGATAAGGTGGTCGTGTTGTCAGATGGGTACCCAATTTATAGCGGGCAGGCGGGTCGGGTCATGGACTATCTCGGATCCGTCGGATATGTCCCAGCTTTCAACTTCATGAACCCAGCAGATTTCCTTCTTGACCTTGCTAATG GGGTAGTTGCTGATGTCAAACATGATGATCAGATAGACCACCATGAGGATCAAGCTTCAGTCAAACAATCCCTAATGTCATCTTTTAAGAAGAACTTATATCCTGCTCTTAAAGAAGACATTCACCAAAACAATACTGATCCGTCAGCTCTTATATCAGGAACACCTAGAC GCTGTGATAACCATTGGACCTCTAGCTGGTGGGAGCAATTCAGGGTGCTTCTTAAGAGGGGTTTACAAGAGAGGAGGCATGAATCTTTTTCTGGCTTAAGGATTTTCCAAGTCTTGTCTGTATCCATTCTCTCAGGACTTCTGTGGTGGCACTCTGATCCTTCACATGTACAAGATCAG GTTGgactccttttcttcttctccatcttcTGGGGATTCTTCCCTCTCTTCAATGCCATCTTTGCCTTCCCTCTGGAGAGGCCAATGCTAATAAAAGAAAGATCATCAGGGATGTACAAACTCTCCTCATACTATGCTGCTAGGATGGTGGGAGATTTACCAATGGAGCTAGTGCTTCCTACCATCTTTATAACTATCTCCTATTGGATGGGTGGTCTCAATCCTTCATTGGTCACATTTGTGCTAACACTCTTGATCATGCTTTTCAATGTTCTAGTCTCTCAAGGCATAGGCCTAGCACTTGGGGCCATTCTCATGGATGTGAAGCAGGCCACATCACTAGCTTCAGTGACCATGCTGGTATTTCTCTTGGCTGGTGGATACTACATTCAGCAAATGCCGGCTTTTATAGCTTGGTTGAAGTACATTTCTTTCAGCCACTACTGCTATAAACTACTAGTAGGAGTCCAGTATTCAGTAAATGAGGTATACGAGTGTGGACAAGGGTTGCATTGTAGGGTAAGAGATTTTCCTGCCATAAAGTGTTTGGAGCTTGAGGATACTATGTGGGGAGATGTGGCTGCATTGACTGTAATGTTGATTGGATACAGAGTTGTGGCATATCTAGCCTTGAGGATGGGGCAGCCTCACTGA